A stretch of Scheffersomyces stipitis CBS 6054 chromosome 2, complete sequence DNA encodes these proteins:
- the NBP352 gene encoding conserved nucleotide binding protein, which yields MFQSSLAGLRVVISRRSMHASLFKRHENPLGLPKFKKDGGPEIPRMSKGLPMKQKIPNVKRIVLVSSGKGGVGKSTVSVNVALALRSMGKQVGLLDADIFGPSIPKLMNLSGEPRLSEQGKLLPLSNYGIETMSMGYLIPAESALAWRGLMVMKALQQLLFEVQWSNLDYLVVDMPPGTGDTQLTISQQLKVDGAVIVSTPQDIALIDAIKGITMFNKVNIPILGLVQNMSYFVCSNCNHESHIFGTDGAKREAEKQKLELLGSIPLSEDICSQSDLGKPVVISHPESSIVQPYLDIARKIITRLA from the coding sequence ATGTTTCAAAGTAGTCTAGCTGGCTTAAGGGTTGTAATAAGTCGAAGGAGTATGCATGCTAGTCTTTTCAAAAGACATGAGAATCCACTTGGATTAccaaaattcaaaaaagaCGGAGGTCCAGAAATACCACGAATGTCTAAAGGGCTTCCTATGAAACAGAAGATACCCAATGTCAAACGCATAGTACTAGTTTCGTCAGGAAAAGGTGGAGTAGGAAAATCAACAGTATCCGTGAATGTAGCATTAGCTCTTCGGTCTATGGGAAAGCAAGTAGGACTTCTTGATGCAGATATTTTCGGACCTTCAATACCAAAGTTAATGAATCTCTCGGGAGAACCCCGCCTTTCTGAACAAGGCAAATTGCTTCCATTGAGCAATTATGGAATCGAAACAATGTCGATGGGGTATCTTATACCAGCAGAGAGTGCTCTAGCTTGGAGAGGATTAATGGTTATGAAGGCATTGCAACAGCTCTtgtttgaagttcaatGGTCTAATTTGGACTATTTAGTGGTAGATATGCCTCCAGGTACCGGAGACACTCAACTCACCATTAGTCAGCAACTCAAGGTAGATGGGGCCGTAATTGTTAGTACCCCACAGGATATTGCTCTTATAGACGCCATCAAAGGAATCacaatgttcaacaaggtCAATATCCCAATACTTGGGTTAGTACAGAATATGAGCTACTTTGTCTGTTCCAATTGTAACCACGAGAGCCATATATTTGGAACAGATGGTGCAAAACGAGAAGCtgagaaacagaaattggAACTTCTAGGCTCAATTCCATTAAGTGAAGATATCTGCTCTCAGTCTGACTTGGGTAAGCCAGTTGTTATATCACATCCAGAGCTGTCTATAGTTCAGCCATATTTGGACATCGCAAGGAAGATTATCACAAGACTCGCATAA
- the MPRL16 gene encoding mitochondrial 54S ribosomal protein YmL47 (go_component intracellular; ribosome~go_funtion structural constituent of ribosome~go_process protein biosynthesis), with protein sequence MFGSPANFLVNSISKRFKHEYAPRYKAIRKTMKGRVSVRIGGSIKGNSLEFGKLGLRLKSKGIRMAANQLLAADKVLKRELRPTKSDLITRFTCNTAVCVKGNQTRMGKGKGPFDHWACRVPTGKVLFEIRGDIHDKVARDALRKAADKLPGLFEIITPESKVRVSMTHLIEKPEKINYVERLNAQPTKKWANIQIGKTDPMYKLYSGR encoded by the exons ATGTTCGG GAGTCCGGCCAATTTTCTTGTGAATTCCATCTCTAAGAGATTCAAACATGAATACGCTCCAAGGTATAAGGCTATCAGAAAAACAATGAAGGGTAGGGTTAGTGTAAGAATCGGAGGTTCTATCAAAGGTAACTCTTTGGAATTTGGTAAACTCGGcttgagattgaagtcCAAGGGTATTCGTATGGCTGCTAACCAGCTTTTGGCCGCTGACAAGGTGTTAAAGAGAGAACTTAGACCTACCAAGTCCGACTTGATCACCAGATTCACATGTAATACTGCCGTATGTGTCAAGGGTAATCAGACCAGAATGGGTAAAGGTAAAGGTCCATTCGATCACTGGGCCTGCCGTGTGCCTACAGGTAAGGTTTTGTTTGAAATTAGAGGAGATATCCACGACAAAGTGGCCAGAGACGCCTTGAGAAAAGCTGCAGACAAATTACCTGGTCTCTTTGAAATCATCACTCCTGAATCCAAGGTCAGAGTCAGTATGACTCACTTGATCGAAAAGCCTGAAAAGATCAACTACGTAGAAAGGTTGAATGCTCAGCCAACCAAGAAATGGGCCAATATCCAAATCGGAAAAACCGACCCAATGTATAAATTGTACAGTGGTCGTTAG
- a CDS encoding predicted protein (go_component membrane~go_funtion phosphatidate cytidylyltransferase activity~go_process phospholipid biosynthesis) codes for FRHFLIKHEIPRKAFHSSIGFFTLWLYVNGVQTRQLPLPLFAAFSMVFLNDFLRFRDPEFNRRVTKAMSFMMREKEVNEYNGTLFYLLGLTIVFAIFPKDICLMSVLLLSWADTAASTFGRQFGKYTPKITKDKSLAGSLAAFVTGVFSCYLLYGYFVPVYDATVNFPGDISWTAESSKLSVHSFALASGFIASVSEFINIFDLDDNFTIPVLSAFFLAAVVKIFHV; via the coding sequence TTCCGTCACTTTTTGATCAAACACGAAATCCCAAGAAAGGCATTCCACTCCTCGATTGGTTTCTTCACGTTGTGGCTCTACGTCAATGGTGTGCAAACACGCCAGCTCCCACTTCCGTTATTCGCAGCATTCAGCATGGTGTTCTTGAATGACTTCTTGAGATTCAGAGACCCAGAATTCAACCGTAGAGTTACTAAAGCCATGCTGTTCATGATGAGAGAAAAGGAAGTTAACGAGTATAATGGAACTTTGTTCTACTTGCTTGGTTTGACTATTGTTTTCGCCATCTTCCCTAAAGATATATGCTTGATGAGCGTCTTGCTTTTGAGTTGGGCCGATACAGCAGCTTCTACTTTTGGTAGACAATTCGGTAAGTATACTCCAAAGATCACAAAGGATAAGTCGCTTGCAGGTTCGCTTGCGGCTTTTGTCACTGGAGTGTTCAGCTGTTACTTGTTATACGGATACTTTGTTCCGGTCTATGATGCCACTGTCAATTTTCCAGGAGATATTCTGTGGACTGCAGAATCCAGCAAATTGAGCGTCCATTCGTTTGCCTTGGCTAGTGGATTTATTGCCAGTGTCTCTGAGTTCATAAATATCTTCGATTTGGATGACAATTTCACCATTCCAGTGTTGAGTGCCTTCTTCCTTGCTGCTGTTGTCAAGATATTCCACGTTTGA
- a CDS encoding predicted protein, producing the protein QPTIYALSTKLGRAAIGVIRVSGPESKYVFNKLTNTKTQPKHRVASVRKLYSPKSGILLDEALTLFFNSPNTYTGEDLLELHLHGGTAIIKSVLAAIKELHDPKKGINIRYAENGEFSSRAFVNGRFDLTEIEGIRDMIDAETETQRIASLSSLTGNTKELFSQWRVGILNNIALMTTLIDFGEDHDLEETAQLFDNVEENIKKLEQEIHKYLQKVRSSETLLRGIRMVLLGPPNAGKSSLLNLLANEDAAIVSDIAGTTRDIIDVPLDINGYKVVIGDTAGIRDTESADKIEIEGMKRAIAKSYNCDLILAVLPFETDNKSDLHQLISHLSSLRELNRPVLVVLNKEDLIKNLGEKQELLKYFSEKLQISPEYFHVVSCLTGGGINSLKSALSHTFRAITSSETTDPIIISSRAQDLLENDVLQGFEDFCSWKARDDVVLATESLKQSVEGIGKITGDAIGVEEILGVVFSSFCIGK; encoded by the coding sequence CAACCAACCATATATGCACTTTCCACTAAATTAGGCAGAGCAGCCATTGGGGTTATCAGGGTCTCCGGTCCGGAATCGAAATATgtattcaacaagttgacaaATACAAAAACTCAACCAAAGCATAGGGTAGCCAGCGTTCGTAAGCTCTATTCTCCTAAATCGGGAATCTTGTTGGACGAAGCATTAACattattcttcaattctccCAACACGTATACTGGGGAAGACTTGCTCGAGCTTCATTTGCATGGTGGAACTGCAATCATAAAGTCAGTTCTAGCAGCTATTAAGGAACTACACGATCCCAAGAAAGGAATAAATATCAGATACGCTGAGAATGGTGAGTTTTCCCTGAGAGCGTTCGTCAACGGGCGCTTCGATCTAACAGAAATAGAAGGAATACGAGACATGATAGACGCCGAAACGGAAACCCAAAGAATAGCATCGTTATCTTCTTTAACAGGAAACACCAAAGAACTATTTCTGCAATGGAGAGTAGGGATTTTGAATAATATCGCATTGATGACTACGTTGATCGACTTTGGTGAAGACCACGATCTCGAAGAAACAGCTCAATTATTCGACAACGTGGAagaaaacatcaagaaaCTAGAACAGGAGATACACAAGTATTTGCAGAAAGTCAGATCGTCAGAGACTTTGCTTCGAGGAATACGAATGGTTCTCTTGGGCCCTCCAAATGCAGGGAAATCATCATTGCTTAACTTACTAGCAAACGAGGATGCTGCCATTGTCAGTGATATTGCGGGTACAACTAGAGATATCATTGATGTCCCACTTGATATTAACGGTTACAAGGTTGTCATTGGAGATACTGCTGGTATCAGAGATACAGAATCGGCAGACAAGATCGAGATAGAAGGCATGAAAAGAGCGATTGCCAAATCTTACAATTGCGACCTTATCTTAGCGGTTCTTCCATTTGAAACTGACAACAAGTCAGATCTCCATCAGCTCATCAGCCACTTACTGTCATTACGAGAATTGAATAGACCAGTTTTAGTAGTATTGAATAAAGAGGATCTCATTAAAAATCTCGGAGAAAAACAGGAATTGCTTAAATATTTCTCAGAGAAACTACAGATCAGCCCGGAATACTTTCATGTCGTGTCTTGTTTGACAGGAGGTGGGATTAATTCCTTAAAGAGCGCTCTCAGTCACACTTTCAGAGCAAttacttcttcagaaactactGATCCTATTATAATATCGTCTCGTGCACAAGATTTATTGGAGAACGATGTTTTGCAAGgttttgaagatttctgTTCTTGGAAAGCACGAGATGACGTTGTGTTGGCCACAGAAAGTTTGAAACAATCCGTAGAAGGAATAGGAAAAATTACTGGCGATGCTATCGGCGTGGAAGAGATTCTTGGAGTAGtcttttcaagtttttgcATAGGCAAATAG
- the POT13 gene encoding acetyl-CoA C-acyltransferase, peroxisomal (acetyl-CoA C-acyltransferase, peroxisomal acetyl-CoA C-acyltransferase, putative / 3-ketoacyl-CoA thiolase, putative) produces the protein MSVVSNILKKSANDIVVLSALRTPITRGNKGGLAKMYPEELLHDVLKGSIERSGVDPELIDDILVGAVLQTLGGQKASALAAKKVGFPVKTTVNTINRQCASSAQAVSYSAGSLITGENQFTIAAGVESMTHDYFPHRGIPTRIYEPFRQEASAEAQNVLMPMGITSENVANDFGITREDQDRFAVQSHLKAAKATESGHFAKEIIPINARTNAEGEPIAHAQVSKDDGIRAGSTFEKLSGLKPVFKEDGTTTAGNSSQISDGASAVILTTRANAEKYGIKPIARFLGSAVAGVPSAFMGIGPAAAIPQLLSRLNVDQRDIDIFELNEAFASQSLYCINKLGLDFDKVNPYGGAIALGHPLGATGGRVIATLLNGLSAQNKELGVVSMCTSTGQGYAGLFANEL, from the coding sequence ATGTCCGTCGTTTCCaatattctcaagaaatctgCCAATGATATCGTTGTGTTATCAGCTTTGCGTACTCCTATCACAAGAGGAAACAAGGGTGGTTTGGCTAAAATGTATCCGGAGGAATTACTACACGATGTGTTGAAAGGTTCAATAGAGCGATCTGGAGTTGATCCGGAATTAATTGACGATATTCTTGTTGGTGCCGTTCTCCAAACTTTGGGCGGTCAAAAGGCTTCGGCCTTGGCTGCAAAGAAAGTTGGTTTCCCTGTGAAAACCACTGTCAACACCATCAATAGACAATGTGCATCTTCGGCGCAAGCTGTATCTTACAGCGCTGGTTCACTTATTACTGGTGAAAATCAATTCACTATCGCTGCTGGTGTGGAGTCCATGACTCACGACTATTTTCCTCACAGAGGTATCCCTACTAGAATCTACGAGCCTTTCAGACAAGAAGCTAGTGCCGAAGCCCAGAACGTATTGATGCCTATGGGTATTACAAGTGAAAATGTTGCCAATGACTTTGGTATCACCagagaagatcaagacaGATTTGCTGTTCAATCTCATTTGAAAGCCGCTAAGGCTACGGAATCGGGTCACTTCGCAAAGGAAATCATTCCTATAAATGCCAGGACCAACGCAGAGGGCGAACCCATTGCCCATGCACAAGTTAGCAAAGATGATGGAATCCGTGCTGGCTCGACATTTGAGAAGTTGTCCGGCTTGAAACCAGTATTTAAAGAAGACGGAACTACCACAGCAGGTAACTCTTCGCAGATCTCTGATGGTGCTTCTGCTGTCATTTTAACTACTAGAGCTAATGCTGAAAAATATGGCATTAAACCAATTGCAAGATTCTTGGGCTcagctgttgctggtgttCCTTCAGCATTCATGGGAATCGGTCCAGCAGCTGCAATCCCACAACTCTTAAGCAGATTGAACGTAGACCAAAGAGATATCGACATTTTCGAACTTAACGAAGCCTTTGCGTCACAATCTCTTTACTGcatcaacaagttgggtCTTGATTTTGACAAGGTAAACCCATACGGAGGTGCTATTGCTCTTGGCCATCCTCTTGGGGCTACTGGTGGTAGAGTGATAGCTACTTTGTTGAACGGTTTGAGCGCTCAAAATAAGGAGCTAGGTGTTGTATCTATGTGCACCTCTACTGGCCAGGGTTATGCCGGGTTGTTTGCAAATGAATTATAA
- the MSF1 gene encoding phenylalanyl-tRNA synthetase alpha subunit, mitochondrial (Phenylalanyl-tRNA synthetase, mitochondrial precursor (Phenylalanine--tRNA ligase) (PheRS)~go_funtion phenylalanine-tRNA ligase activity; ATP binding~go_process phenylalanyl-tRNA aminoacylation): EIELDGKIFKTDEWTNIPPFILELTKRKLHQNPDHPIGILRSLIEKNMKDMGYTFYNNFKPAVTTYQNFDVLGFPEDHPGRSKSDTYYLNKDNLLRTHTSAHELECFQTCETPGYLITADVYRKDEIDKTHYPAFHQLEGARIWSKDTPNLEEQIMKDIESIPKTNIIVEDPFRQHPINENNPKQDYMSDRQVELISVHLKKSIEYLVNQVFETARESARKAGSTEPYLNEPLKVRWVEAYFPWTSPSWEIEVWWKGEWLECCGCGIVQQQVLLNAGLGDDKLGWAFGIGIDRIAMLLFGIPDIRLFWSLDERFHNQFNNGQIATFAPYSKYPGIKRDVSFWLPTDSLLHENDVMEIVRTYAGDVAESVANIDEFVHPKTGKKSQCYRINYQSMDRNLTNEEINEVHQKVESDLKKYFGVEIR, from the coding sequence GAAATCGAGCTTGACGGAAAGATATTCAAAACCGATGAATGGACAAATATTCCTCCTTTTATTTTGGAGCTCACGAAAAGAAAGTTGCATCAGAACCCTGACCATCCCATTGGGATTTTGCGTAGTTTGATAGAAAAAAACATGAAAGATATGGGTTATACCTTCTACAATAACTTCAAGCCTGCTGTTACAACCTACCAGAACTTCGATGTTTTAGGATTTCCAGAAGACCATCCTGGAAGATCCAAGTCTGATACCTACTACTTAAACAAGGATAACCTTTTAAGAACGCATACTTCCGCtcatgaacttgaatgTTTCCAAACATGCGAGACCCCTGGTTATTTGATTACGGCAGATGTCTACAGAAAGGACGAAATTGACAAAACTCACTATCCAGCTTTTCATCAATTGGAAGGCGCCAGAATATGGTCTAAGGATACGCCGAACTTAGAGGAACAGATAATGAAGGATATTGAATCTATTCCCAAGACAAATATCATTGTAGAGGATCCATTCAGACAACATCCAATTAATGAAAATAACCCTAAACAGGACTACATGTCAGATAGACAAGTGGAATTGATCAGTGTGCATCTCAAAAAGCTGATCGAATACTTGGTGAACCAAGTTTTTGAGACTGCCAGAGAATCTGCTCGAAAGGCTGGCTCTACCGAGCCTTATTTAAATGAACCTTTAAAGGTAAGGTGGGTCGAGGCTTACTTTCCATGGACTTCTCCTTCGTGGGAAATTGAAGTCTGGTGGAAAGGTGAGTGGTTGGAATGCTGTGGCTGTGGTATAGTTCAACAGCAAGTTTTGTTGAACGCTGGACTTGGTGATGACAAGTTGGGATGGGCGTTTGGTATTGGTATTGATAGAATTGCCATGTTGTTATTCGGCATCCCAGATATTAGACTATTCTGGTCGTTGGATGAAAGATTCCACAACCAGTTCAATAACGGACAAATCGCTACCTTTGCCCCATACTCCAAATACCCTGGAATCAAGAGAGATGTTTCATTCTGGTTGCCAACTGACTCATTGCTTCACGAAAATGATGTCATGGAAATTGTTAGAACATACGCTGGTGATGTTGCAGAAAGTGTAGCAAATATTGACGAATTTGTCCATCCAAAAACTGGAAAGAAGTCTCAATGTTACCGTATTAACTACCAATCTATGGACAGAAACCTCACCAATGAGGAGATCAACGAAGTCCATCAGAAGGTGGAGCtggacttgaagaagtacttcGGGGTTGAAATTCGTTAA
- the TAH13 gene encoding NADPH-ferrihemoprotein reductase (go_funtion oxidoreductase activity~go_process electron transport) codes for MAEQVSSSDGVTILYGSETGNAEDYARYLSSRLEYYQISATLSALDDYPLKQLVTETRYLIIICSTTGQGELPRNAKKFMKFLLKRKLPSDLLNHIHLSTLGLGDSSYVKFNYAIKKLHTRLFQLGCSELSPRCEADEMSPQGVDGFYKEWESQLVDSLLKFFPNKIQLDDSMLSYPRNQVVIDNYADVVDTVSHSALVSQSRKSPEDTSLHFGILKKNERVTSADHFQDVRHVVIESDNLKYCPGDTVALYPSNDDQSVDLLIQSQPHWVTIADKPLTIHGKLPTVDGGLIDTKYLTLRSLLTHHLDIAAIPRRSFFFKLWHFVDSSTEDGVREQEKLKEFGGLEETDELYDYANRPRRSILETILEFHQNLKIPIEYVFDLFPTINPRYFSIASRPSSTSVELVVAIVEYKTIIRRIRRGLCSRWLKSLTLGDKLLFSVQKMDMVFSLPGLEKPPIIMVAPGTGIAPMKSLIEYVTSSDKDQELYLFYGCRYKEKDYLFPKLWDSLSKSNKLNIFPCFSRDEGSKIHYVQDMLFHKSSLVGDLILNRNAIVFVCGSSGKMPKQVKLTFSEILHKQGNLKENDVQQYLLDMENQCRYKEDVW; via the coding sequence ATGGCCGAGCAAGTGTCGAGTCTGGATGGAGTGACAATACTTTATGGATCCGAGACGGGAAATGCCGAAGACTACGCTCGTTATTTGAGTCTGCGCCTAGAATACTACCAAATCAGTGCAACTCTTTCAGCACTAGATGATTATCCACTAAAGCAGCTAGTTACAGAAACGAGATACCTTATCATAATATGCTCGACGACTGGCCAGGGTGAACTTCCAAGAAATGCAAAAAAGTTCATGAAGTTTCTTCTCAAACGGAAGCTTCCTTCTGATCTACTTAACCATATTCATCTTTCCACACTTGGCTTGGGAGACTCTTCCTATGTCAAATTTAACTAtgccatcaagaagttaCACACTCGTCTTTTCCAGTTGGGATGTAGCGAGCTTTCGCCTCGATGTGAAGCTGACGAGATGTCGCCTCAAGGTGTAGATGGTTTCTACAAGGAATGGGAATCACAGTTGGTGGATTCGTTGCTAAAGTTCTTCCCCAATAAAATTCAATTGGACGACTCTATGTTATCATATCCACGGAATCAAGTGGTTATAGATAACTATGCTGATGTAGTGGATACCGTGTCTCACTCTGCACTTGTGTCCCAATCGAGAAAGCTGCCTGAAGACACGTCATTGCATTTCGGTATACTTAAGAAAAATGAACGGGTCACTAGTGCCGATCATTTTCAGGATGTCAGGCATGTCGTAATTGAGTCGGACAACTTGAAATACTGTCCAGGTGATACCGTAGCCTTATATCCGTCCAATGACGACCAAAGTGTAGATCTTCTAATTCAACTGCAACCGCATTGGGTTACAATAGCAGATAAGCCTTTGACAATTCACGGAAAATTGCCCACTGTCGATGGTGGACTTATAGATACAAAGTATCTCACCTTGAGGTCACTTTTAACACACCACTTGGACATTGCGGctattccaagaagatcgttctttttcaaattatGGCATTTTGTAGATTCTTCGACCGAGGATGGTGTACgtgaacaagaaaaactTAAAGAATTTGGAGGTCTTGAGGAAACTGACGAGTTGTACGATTATGCAAATAGGCCAAGACGGCTGATATTAGAAACCATTTTGGAATTTCAtcagaatttgaaaatacCTATTGAGTACGTGTTCGATTTATTTCCAACAATCAACCCGAGATACTTTCTGATAGCATCAAGACCCAGCTCAACAAGTGTAGAATTGGTGGTTGCAATAGTAGAGTACAAGACTATAATCCGGCGTATCCGTAGAGGATTATGTTCTAGGTGGTTGAAGCTGCTAACCCTTGGTGATAAGCTACTTTTCTCCGTCCAGAAAATGGACATGGTCTTCTCACTTCCGGGATTGGAAAAGCCACCAATAATCATGGTAGCACCAGGCACAGGTATTGCGCCGATGAAATCTTTAATAGAGTACGTTACTTCCCTGGACAAAGATCAGGAGTTATATCTTTTCTATGGATGCAGatacaaagaaaaggattATCTCTTTCCTAAATTATGGGATCTGCTCAGCAAGAGTAACAAGCTTAATATATTCCCCTGTTTTTCTAGAGATGAGGGATCAAAGATCCATTATGTTCAAGACATGCTTTTCCACAAAAGTCTGTTGGTCGGagacttgatcttgaataGAAATGCAATTGTATTTGTTTGCGGGTCAAGTGGAAAAATGCCTAAACAAGTTAAGCTAACCTTCAGCGAGATCTTACATAAGCAGGGCAATTTGAAAGAGAATGACGTGCAACAGTATTTATTGGATATGGAAAACCAATGTAGATACAAAGAGGACGTATGGTAG
- a CDS encoding predicted protein has translation MVPPKRKASGAFSGATGTPKKHKPSESPTPEELKQFYESTLKLVFDLRDESTDEQVAFPFVKVPSKKLYPDYYEIISHPIALHDISKKINKGKYSEYATIDEYVDDFQLLLDNAAKYNDPESWIVTGAQQIYDFVVKQKTVFLDRIASEHASAAAKSSETHHKLKLKLKEPAEDKSGVTFARLPQICSELLQDVITHDFPDEGIISSPFMEEVDLDEYPDYINYVEKPMAFNTVVTQLGRKKMFSPKNSVLENIQKFSDMTTLIFANAQAYNDPSSEIYQDSVKLQNLFNEKIDVLKSQIEDSKSAKLKLKLSKPKLKLSLGAPEEPHVPKKRGRKKKVVVQEEIKQEEEQDVDTRDSLVDDNDDSRDSIDDQEFKSGVLAAEKFTPNTLGKSAPTIPVTDTAIQETSISSSITVVSQTSQYAYQKVQQTNIPLQRHQDLKKALFPTHHVVPLTSLFDYRVPSNGFSTQAYTITLPPEVSPLVTFKATLHSILYEIKSGDMIDGHTYLNSGSEEDFQCKLFVNDEEVSTAGDCFEEKGPDDTDLLAVSFDLKLNYGLNCLSFECKVAPSLSKRMRSSLKQDEGEETSGRHTRHQLQQLKMTWDVETINFYVICNSS, from the coding sequence ATGGTTCCTCCTAAGAGAAAAGCTTCTGGAGCATTTTCTGGCGCAACAGGCACTCCCAAGAAACACAAACCAAGCGAATCTCCCACACCCGAAGAACTCAAACAGTTCTACGAATCAACATTAAAGCTTGTTTTTGATCTCAGAGACGAGTCAACTGATGAGCAGGTGGCTTTCCCGTTTGTGAAAGTACCCTCCAAGAAGCTCTACCCAGATTACTATGAGATTATCAGTCATCCCATCGCATTACATGATATTCTgaaaaagatcaacaaaGGAAAATACTCGGAATACGCGACAATTGATGAGTATGTAGATGactttcaacttttgcTTGACAATGCtgccaaatacaatgaTCCAGAATCTTGGATCGTCACTGGAGCTCAGCAGATCTACGATTTTGTAGTTAAGCAGAAGACTGTCTTCTTGGACCGTATAGCGAGCGAACATGCCTCAGCGGCCGCAAAGTCTTCCGAAACACATCACAAGCTCAAGTTGAAGCTCAAGGAGCCAGCTGAAGATAAGTCTGGTGTGACTTTTGCCAGGTTGCCCCAGATTTGTTCCGAACTTCTTCAGGATGTCATAACCCATGACTTTCCTGATGAAGGCATTATCTCCAGCCCCTTTATGGAAGAGGTAGACTTGGATGAGTATCCTGACTATATTAACTATGTAGAAAAGCCAATGGCGTTCAACACGGTGGTGACACAACTCGgcagaaagaagatgttcTCTCCTAAGAATTCCGTTTTGGAGAACATACAGAAGTTCAGTGACATGACCACCCTCATCTTCGCAAATGCACAAGCATACAATGATCCCAGTTCTGAGATTTACCAGGATTCTGTAAAGCTCCAGAACCTATTTAATGAGAAGATCGACGTATTGAAGTCTCAGATCGAAGATCTGAAGtcagccaagttgaagttgaagttatCCAAACCAAAACTCAAGCTCAGTCTTGGtgcaccagaagaaccacACGTACCAAAGAAGCGCggtagaaagaagaaggtggtagtccaagaagagatcaagcaagaagaagaacaagatgtAGACACAAGAGATTCGCTTGTAGATGACAACGATGATTCAAGAGATCTGATTGATGACCAAGAATTCAAGTCAGGAGTTTTGGCGGCTGAGAAGTTCACTCCAAATACATTGGGAAAGTCTGCTCCAACGATTCCAGTCACGGATACTGCTATCCAGGAAACATCCATAAGCTCTTCCATAACTGTTGTCAGCCAGACCAGTCAATATGCGTATCAAAAGGTCCAACAGACTAATATTCCGCTTCAAAGACAtcaagacttgaagaaggcatTGTTCCCAACTCACCATGTAGTACCATTAACTTCGCTATTTGACTACCGTGTCCCTTCCAACGGTTTTAGTACCCAAGCATATACCATCACTTTGCCTCCTGAAGTTCTGCCACTCGTGACCTTCAAGGCTACGTTGCACAGCATACTCTATGAAATCAAGAGTGGAGACATGATAGATGGACATACATACTTGAACCTGGgctcagaagaagacttccAATGCAAGCTCTTTGttaatgatgaagaagtctccACAGCTGGTGACTGTTTTGAGGAAAAGGGGCCGGATGACACTGATCTTCTTGCCGTTCTGTTCGATTTGAAATTAAATTACGGATTGAATTGCTTGAGTTTCGAATGCAAGGTTGCCCCTTCTTTGAGCAAAAGAATGAGAAGCTCATTAAAGCAGGATGAAGGAGAAGAGACCTCCGGCAGACACACCAGACACCAATTGCAGCAGCTCAAAATGACATGGGATGTAGAAACAATCAATTTCTATGtcatttgcaattcttcCTGA